The sequence below is a genomic window from Patescibacteria group bacterium.
TATCGGAAATAAATTTATGGCCTTCTTTTATTAAAAGTTCTTTTAAAAGAGAATAGTTTTCAATAATACCGTTGTGAACTACGGCAATTTTCTTATGACAATCAAAATGAGGATGAGCGTTCTTCTTATTAGGCCTACCATGGGTAGCCCAGCGAGTATGGCCAATACCAAAACTACCTTCAATGCCTTCTTTTTTAATAGATTTTTCCAGTTCTTTAATCTTGCCTTGGCATTTACGGTATACCAGTTTATTTTTATTAACTAAAACCACGCCAGCTGAATCATAGCCACGATATTCTAAACGTTTTAAACCTTTTATCAAAAGAGGTAAGGTTTTTTTAGGGCCAATATAGCCTACTATGCCACACATGTTATAAAAATTATTATTTTTTTCTCAGATAATATTCAATAAATTTATCAATTTCACCGTCTAAAATTTCTTCTATATTTGACTGTTCATAATCAGTACGGTGATCTTTAACCATTTGATAAGGATGAAGAACATAAGAGCGAATTTGGTTGCCCCAGGCCGCTTCATGATACTCACCCCGTAATTCTTCTTTTTTCTGCTGTCTTTGTTTTTCGGAAATTTGATGGAGCCGACTTTTTAATATTTTTAAGGCATTTTCTTTATTTTGTCTCTGAGACCTTTCATTCTGGCAACTCACAGTAATTTTTGTCGGTAAATGAGTTATTCGAACCGCTGAATCTGTTTTATTAACTGACTGCCCCCCGTGACCTGAAGCCATAAAAGTATCTATTCTTATATTTTTGTCCTTTATTTCCACTTCGGCATCTTTTTCCAATTCAGGGATTACCTCTACCAAGGCAAAAGAGGTGTGTCTCATTTTCTCGGCGTCAAAAGGAGATATACGTACCAGGCGGTGAACACCATTTTCTGATTTTAAAAATCCGAAAGCATAAGAGCCAGAAATTGCAAAAGTAACGCTTTTTATACCAGCTTCCGAGCCAACAGATTTATCGTGAATTTTTACAGACCAGCCTTTTTTTTGACAATAACGCAGGTACATTCTAAGTAGCATACCAGCCCAGTCTTGAGCATCAACACCACCAGCTCCGGCGTGAATAGAAATAATAGCATTATTTTTATCGTATTTTTCGCTTAATAAAATAAAAAATTCAAGTTCATTAAATTTTTCCTTTAATTTTAACAGCTTATCTTCAATCTCATTTTTTATAGAAAAATCTTCCTCTTTTAATGATTCATTGGCTAGCTCCAGAAGAGTTTTATTTTCTTTTTTTATATTATTCCAAGTTTCAATTTCTTCCTTAAGCTCTTCAAAACGACGACTTTTGTTTTCGGCCCTTTGGCGATCCCGCCAAAAATCCGGCTCTCTCATTTCATACTCCAGTTTTTTCTTTTCTATTTCCTTTTTTTCTAAGTCAAAGAAACCCCCTTGCTCGTTCTATTTTTGAGCTAAGATTCTTTATTTCTTTAATTAAGTCTTCCATTTAAAAATTTTTAGTTTATTATTCTTCCGACCACTGGCCTAATGTGGCCATTAAGTTTTTTTCTTGGCCATCATGCAAAATTTTCATTTCTATTTGATCTTCCGGATTTTTTTCTAAAATTAACTCAGCTAAAGTATTATCTTCATTAACTTTGGTGCCGGCAAACTCTAAAATAATATCATTCTCTTCCAGACCAGCTTTATCAGCTGGACTGCCAGGCACCACAGCTAATTCATCAGAAGTAGAGCCCTTAACCAAGAGAGCGCCATAATCAACACTTAAATTATTAGCCTTTTTAAGGCTTTCATTAATAATAACATATCTCACCCCGAGATAAGGGCGAACAATTTTGCCTTTTTCTTTTATACTTTCAATATCTTTCTTAGCTTCATTTATCGGTATAGCAAAGCCAAGCAGCTGTCCTTCTTGAGAAATAGCGGTGTTTACACCAATGACCTGTCCAGCTAAGTTTATCAAAGGCCCGCCTGAATTGCCGGGATTAATGGCCGCATCAGTTTGAATAGTATTATTTAAAGTTTCTGTAGCACCAGTATAACTCGAGGCCGTAATTTCTCTAGATAAACCAGAAATAATGCCCTTGGTCACCGTATTACGGTATTCACCCAAGGCATTACCAATAGCAATAGCTGTCTGACCGATTTCTAAAGAGCTAGAGTCACCTAATTCAGCCACTGATAAATCATTGGCTTCAATTTTCAAAAAAGCCAAATCATTAGTTGGATCTTTAGCTAAAACTTCAGCATCATATTTATGGCCATTATTCAAAACTACCGAATATTCGGTTTCTGAATCAGAAACAACATGTTTGTTAGTTAAAATAATTCCCTCACTGGAAATAATAAAACCAGTACCCCCGGAAACCTGCTGCTTGCCCTCAGGTATAGAAAAAGGGTAACTGTAAAAAAAGTAATCAAAAGGAGAAAGATTATCATCCTGAAAATATTTAGAATAATCCTTAGTACCAACAATACTTACTACCGCTGAGTTTATTTTTTCTACCGCTTTAATAGTAGCGGAATTTTCCTCAACTTCTATGGTCGAAGTGTCTATATTTTGAAAGCTTTCTTGAGAGGTTTCCTGACCTAATAAATTCTTTTTTAACCATGAACCAAGTTTTCCCTCAGAAGCCATATAGCCAAAAAAGGCCCCCGAAGTGCCGCCAATTAAAAAACTAATAAGCACACTAATTAAGATAATACTGGCAATTGATTTTTTATTATTTTTTTCTAATCCCATATATTTTAATTTATTTTACATTTATTAAGATATTATTATTTTAATAATCTGTCAATACAAACTCCATCTAACTTAAAGAAAAGAGTCCGCATTAAAGGACTCCTTTCTTATTTAATAATTTCAAATACTAAGTCTGAGGAGTTTCTGGAGGAGTTTCAGAAGGAGTTTCTGGAGGAGTTTCAGGAGTTTTTTCTTCAGGAGAAGTAGTGCTCATAGCGCCTTTTTCTTTGTCAGAAAAAGCCACAATAAGACCAATGGCACCAACAATAATTTTAGCAATAGCATGCCAGGTTGGTTCAGTCGCTAATTCCCAACCAGGAATTACGCCAGCTACTCCCATCAGAAGAACCAATAAACTGATAATAATTAGAGTTGTTTTACACATAATTTCGAGTCTCCTTTTGGTTAATTAACCTGTTTTTAATTATAGCTTAAATAGCCAATTTTGTTAATGTTAGTAATATTTTTGTCTAATATTAGGTAAAAATTAATTAAAATCTCTTAAATAATTTACTCTGAAAATAAAGTATTTTTTTATTTTTAAAATAAATTCCTTCTTTTCAAAGAAGTCTTTTTTTGGCTTCTTTACCTTTAACATAATTTCCAACCGAGCCGTTAGATTTTACTACACGATGACAGGGAATTTTTACTAGAAAATTGTTTTTATTTAAAGTATTATCAACACTCCGGCTAGCCCTTGAATGACCAGCAGCCTTGGCTAATAATTTATAAGTGGTTACTTTACCTTGAGGAATTTTCTGACATAAATTCCAAATATTTTCTTCAAAGACTGTACCCACTTTTTTAAGGAGTTAATACTGTCGGCAAATCAACAAATTGATAACCCTTATTTTTTACTTCATTAATTAAATCCGGTAAAAACTGCGGTACCAAATCTGTGCCCACCTGCATGACCACAATAGTCCCTTCTTTTAAACTATCCAACACTCGTGACTGAGCCTCTTGGGCTGTCTGATCAGTATCCCAGTCAAAGGCATCCACTGTCCAGGTAACCGTACAATAACCTTCCTCCAGAGCTGTGTCAAAAACTTCTCCCCCGGTTTCTCCATAGGGTGGCCGGAAAAAGGGTTTAGTGCTGGCTCCAGTTGCTTCCTGAAGAGCTTCTTCTGTTTTTTCTAATTCCTCGGCAATTTCCTCAGAAGAAAGATCAGCCAAATGTGAATAATCATAACTTAAATTATAAACGCCAAATCCTTGATTGACTAGATTATTAATATCATTGCTATTTTCTTCAATGACCTCACCAGTTATAAAAAAGCTACCTGGTACTGAATTAGACTTTAATATATCAATTATTTCAGAGAGGTTGTCAATACTGGAAGCACTATTAAAAGTTAGGACTACTTCCTGACGATCTTGACCTCGGGAAAAAACCGCCGTACAATTTTCTAAATCAAAATTTGTGCTAACCGGTTCCAAATTAGTATTAGTATTAAGATTTAAGTTAGTCTTATTATTACTGTTAATATTGTCGTTTAAATTACTGGCCGCATTTACATTTTCATTAGCTGTATTAGTATTAACTGATTTTTTCTCACCGCCAAAACATCCTTTTAATATCCAAATAAAAACAACAATAATTATCAACCAAAGAACAAATTTAAAAACTTTTGAACCAGAAGATTCTTTTTTCATACGGTATTTCTGATATTTTTGTAAATCACCCATTTTTTTAAGCTAATTTTCTTTTATAAGCTTTGTTTCTAACTAAATACAAAACTAATTCATAGCTGCCAAAAAGAACAAAAACAAAAAATAAGTCTCCTAAAAGAGTATTTCTAAAGAAAGGTAAGGCCATAAAATAACTTTGTCCCAAACCAGACCAGGTTTTAGCATACCACCCACTGGCCGCCCAGACCGCAAAATTAGTAGTTAAAAAAAACAAAATTGAAGAAGCTAAAGTACCAGTAATTATTGTGGCAATATTCTTTCTTTTCCGCAAATATAAGCCAAATAATCCAATCAAAGCAAAGCTACCCCAAACCGTCAGTAAAACTCCTATATTATAAAAACCAATAAAATAATCACTAATCGCTAAAACAGCTAATGGAATTAATATAGCGTATTTTCGGCTTAAATAAACCCCGCTAAATAAGGCTACAGCCCCTATCGGCGCAAAATTCGGGGGTAAGTTAATAATTTTGTAAAAAGCCAAAATTCTTAAGCCTACCGCTAAAATCACTAAAAAATAAGGTAATATTTCTATAGTCTTTTTTTTCATAAATCTTTATTTAATTATAAACCTAGAAAGAACTTTTTTCAAATTTAAATTCTACTTCATCGCCAGCCGACAGCTCAAAAGAGTCTACTCCGACCATAGGCATTTCACCATTTACATAATACATCCAGTATTTATTTTTTTCACCATTTTTATAACCATCTATTTCTTTAATTAAAACTCCAAAATCAGACTCTTCAATAGTTATATCCAACAATTCATCTTTATCAGCTTTTTCTAAGACATCAAATACTGTTTCTCCTTTACTAAAAGTCGAGATTAATTCCTTTTCTTTATCCTCATAATTAATAGCTAAAAAAGCCCGGCGCCTGGCCATGATACTTTCAGCGCCAGCTATATCCCCTTCTAGTCCTAATTTATCTAAAGCCTGGTAAGTACTGACCGTCTGGGCCCCAAAAATAATACCTGACAAAACGGCCACCAGAATAAATAAACTTAAATAAAGTTTTCTTTCTTTCATTTTTTGCTCTCCTTAATAAAAAAACCCTGACTTCGGCAATTAAACAAGGGTTTTTAAAATTATTAAATCTTTCTACCGAAGATTTGTTATCTAAAAGGTGTCCTGGCTTACAGAGGATTGGCTCGTCAGCCCCTTCCCCTAAAAAAGAGTGGTTATGGCCGCCTGGCTTCTCTGCTTACAGTGACGGGATCGCGCCGGATTTGTTTTTGACTTAAAAGCAAAACGCACCGGTCTTCCCTTTTTTTCTTAAAAATTTTATTTTTAAGAAAAATATTTAATTATTAATATTCAATACCTTTTCTTGCTTTTAATCCCTGGTCAAAATAATGCTTGTTTTTATTCATGATAGTTACCAAATCTGCTAGCTTAATAATTTTATCATGAGCGTTTCTTCCCGTCAAAACAATCTCTGTGGATAAAGAATTATTTTTTAAAAACTTAATGAGTCTATCTTTTTTTATTAAACCAAAATCAAGGGCCACATTAATTTCATCTAATATTACTAAATTATATTTTTTATTTTTAATTTTTTTAATGGCATAGGCCAAGCCTTTTTCGGCTCTTTCAAAATCTTCTTTTTTTATTTTGCTCTTATCAATAAATTTATGGCTACCAAATTGTTTAATTTCTAAATTATTAAATTTTTTTAAGGCCTTAATTTCACTATAATCTCCTTTTTTCATAAACTGTATAATCAGGACTCGAAAACCAGCTCCTAAGGCCCTTAAAGCTAAGCCTAAAGCAGCTGTAGTTTTTCCCTTACCTTCTCCCGTATAAACTTGAATCATATTTAGCCTAATGAACAGGCTGACCAACCACAGTGCGGGCAGGTTTTACAGCCTTCTTTAATTTCCATAGTGGCTCCACACTCGGGGCATTTTGTTTTATCCACTATTTTTGATATTTTAACTTCCTGCTTGGTAGTCTCCTGACCAATTTCTTCTTCATTTTTATCTTTATTCTTTTCACCGGCTTCTATATTTAGAACCTGGGCTTCTCTTGAACGATCTCTATAAATCGTTACTCCTTTACAATCTGCTTTAAAAGCCTTGAGATAAACCTCTTCTACATCTTCAGTGGTAGCTGAGTGAGGAAAATTAACCGTCTTAGAAACAGCGTTATCAGTGTATTTTTGAAAAGCGGCTTGCATTTTTATATGCTCTTCCGGAGTAATATCATGAGCCGTAACAAAAACTTTTTTTACCTTATCCGGTATCTCAGAAAAATCCTGAATAGTGCCCTTTTCAGCAATTCTTTTCATTAAATTATCTGAATAAAAGCCTTCTTCCTTAGCTATTTTTTCAAAACTAGGATTAACTTCAACCAATTCATCACCTTCATCCAGTAAATTTCTCCTGACATAAGAAATAGCAAAAAGTGGTTCAATACCAGAAGAACAGCCAGCGATAATAGAAATAGTGCCGGTTGGAGCAATGGTAGTTAAAGTAGCATTACGCACTTTTTCTCCTTTTTTATCATTATAAATACTCTTGGCAAAGGCTGGAAAAGCTCCTCTAATTTTTGCCAGTTCCTTTGAAGCTTCTCGAGCTTTTTTAGTGATAAATTTCATAACCTTTTCTCCTGTTTTTAAAGCTTCTGAAGAATTATAAGGTATTTCCAGCTGAATTAACATATCAGCAAAACCCATTACTCCTAAGCCTACTTTTCGATTTTTCTCCACTATTTCTTCAATTTTATCCAAAGGATACCGACTCATATCAATAACGTTATCCAGAAAATGAACCGCTTTTTCAACAGTTTTAGCTAATTTATCAAAATCAATTTTTTTATCTTTAACCATTTTAGATAAATTAATTGAGCCAAGATTACAGGATTCATAAGGCAAAAGGGGTTGTTCACCACAAGGATTAGTTGATTCAATCTCTCCCTGTTCAGGCGTTGGATTTTTTTCATTGATACGATCAATAAAAATAATGCCCGGTTCACCGTTCTTCCAAGCCATAGTCACAATTAAATCGAAAATTTTTCTGGCGGAAAGTTTTGAAACTACTAATTTGCTACGCGGATTAATTAATTCATAATCTTTATTTTTTTCTACCGCTTTCATAAATTTATCAGTAACAGCTACAGAAATATTAAAATTAGCCAACTCGCCTTCATTCTCCTTAGCGGTAATAAATTCCAAAATATCCGGATGGTCTACTTTTAATATAGCCATATTTGCTCCTCTTCGAGTGCCCCCTTGTTTTATAGCCTCGGTAGAAGCATTAAAAACTTTCATAAAAGAAATCGGTCCTGAGGCAATACCACCCGTGCTTTTTACCAGATCACCGTCCGGGCGAAGACGAGAAAAAGAAAATCCCGTGCCGCCGCCTGACTGATGAATAATAGCCGTATTTTTAATGGTTTCAAAAATACCGCTGATCGAATCATCAACTGGCAAAACAAAGCAGGCTGAAAGCTGTTGCAGATCTTTGCCCGCATTCATTAAAGTCGGCGAATTAGGTAAAAATTCAAAATTACTCATCATGTCATAGAATTTCTTGGCTGTCTGCTCAACATCAACTTCCTGATGATAAAGAGTTTTATAAAGTTTATCAGCATAAGCAATATTATTACCCACCCTTTTAAACATACCCGAAGGTGTTTCTGTGACATGACCCTCAGCGTCTTTGCGTAAATACCTCTTTTGCAAAACTGTCATAGCATTAGGCGTTGACTTAACCTTTACCTTATACCCTTTTAACATTAGCTTGGCTTCTCTTATATTTTTATGCTTTTGACGATAAATAATATAAGCTTTAGCAATTTCTGCTTGACGATCTCTTATTAATACCTCTTCCACTATATCCTGAACACCTTCCACAGTCGGAATTTCACTTTCTGATAACCTTTCCTGTAAAATAGTAGTTACTGTAGTAGCCAAGCGCTTGGAAAGACTTTTATTACTTTTACCAATCGCTTTAGAACATTTAAAAATAGCCTCGGCAATATTTTTTCGATCAAAATCAACGATGCGGCCGTCGCGTTTTTTTATTTTTTTTAATTTATTTTTCTTAAAAATTGAAGCTTCCATTTATTTAAATAGGTTAAAAAGGTTAAAAAAATTGACCCATAATAAAGGGCAAATTAAAATATTTTAAGAGTCAGGAAAAATAATTACAAAAATAACAAAATAAATATTTCCTGACTTTTAAAATTTTTACATCATTTTTTTTCTGATAAAGGCTGGTATTTCTAATTCTTCCTCTTCTTTTGTTTTTTTAGGAACTTTTTCTTGAGGCTTTTTATTCTTTTCTTCTTCTTTATAAAAGTTTTTTTGTTGGTTTTGTTGAATTTGTTGAGTTTGTGGTTTTGGCGGTTCGTTTCCCGGTTTTTCTTCAAAAGGACTAATGGTATTTCTTTCCACTTTCTTTACTGAGGAAGAGGAACCTTTACCAAAACCAGTAGCAATAACTGTTATCTTAATTTCGTCTCCTAAAGAATCATCTAATACTGAACCAAAAATAATTTTTGCCTCCGGATCAGCGGAACCAGTAATTACCCGGGCTGCTTCATTAACTTCATACATACTTAAATTAGGCCCTCCAGTGACTGTAAAGAGTATACCCCTAGCTCCATCAATAGAAAGTTCTAAAAGCGGGCTGTCAATAGCCGCCTTAGCCGCGTCAACTGCTCTATTTTCACCAGAAGCCTCACCAATACCCATAAGAGCTGAACCGGTATTTTCCATAATAGATTTAACGTCAGCAAAGTCAACATTAATTAAGCCAGGCACGGTAATCAAATCCGCAATACCTTGAACACCCTGTTTTAAAACATTATCTACCACTTTAAAAGAATCAAGCAGGCTGGTTTTTTTATCAATAATTTGTAATAAACGGTCATTAGGTATAGTAATCAAAGTATCTACTTTATCAGTCAAATTATCCAGTCCCCCTTCAGCAATCTGCATTCTTTGAGCACCTTCAAAAGAAAAAGGTTTGGTCACCACGGCCACTGTTAAAGCCCCGGCGTCTCGCGCTATTTCAGCAATAATCGGAGCCGCTCCAGTGCCAGTGCCGCCGCCTAAACCACAGGTAATAAAAACCATATCCGAGCCTTTTAAAGAGTCGTGAATTTCATCCTGGCTTTCCTCAGCGCTAGCCTGGCCTAATTCCGGATCCATACCGGCTCCTAGACCTCGGGTAGTGGTTTTACCAATATGTATCTTGTGAGGAGCGTTGGAATGATGAAGAGCTTGAGCATCAGTATTAATGGCTGTAAATTCAATGCCCCTAATTCTGGAATCAATCATTCTTTTTATAGCCGCTCCACCAGATCCACCAACACCTAAAACTTTAATTTTAGCAAAAGTCTCCACTTCCGGCTTTACTTCCATAGAATTATTTTTTCTCTTTTTTTTATTGCTCATATAATTATTTTAATCTTAAAATATTAAGGCCTTAAAGATTTAAACCATTCTTTCATTTTTTTAGTCACATTCGAAACAGAAGAAAAATTAGGTATGGAAAAATTAAAACCGCCCTTTTCCCGCAAAGCCAGACCCCAGACCACTAGACCAATAGCTGTGCTAAAAGCCGGATCATTGGCCTTATCTATAGCTGAAACAAATTCTTGAGGTGAACCCACTGAACTAGGCAATCTAAATTCTTTTTTTGCCACTTTAATTAAACCGGGTAATTTAGCGCCGCCACCAGTTATAACCACTCCGGCCGGCAAAAGACCTGAACGGTCAATTTTCTGCAATTCTTTGTCAATCATTTTAAATATTTCCTCTAGTCTGGCCTCTATAATTTCAGCTACTTGTTTTTTAGAAACCTTATTATTATCTCCTCCTTCTAATTCTCCCAAATTTATTTCTTCTCTCTTGCTGATATCATCGGGTAAAGCACTACCATATTCTAGTTTTATTTTTTCAGCTAAATCAATAGAAGTTCTAAGACCAATAGCAATATCATTAGTAATATGAGAAGAACCAATGGGTAAGATTTTTGTATGTAAAACATCACCTTCTTCAAAAACTACCAATGAAGTAGTGCTACTGCCAATATTGACTAAAGCTACCCCAAGATTTTTTTGGCGTTTAGTTAAACAGCTTTCTGAGGAAGCTAAGACCCCTAAAACTAAATCTTCAATATCGACCCCGGTACGATAAACTGACTTGGTTAAATTTTTAATTTGGGAAGAAAGACCCTGGATAATCTGAGCCTCTACTTCCAGTCTGATGCCAGTCATACCGACCGGATCTTTAATACCTTTTTGATTATCAACCGTAAAACTTCGGGGAATAACATGTAATATTTCAAAATTAGGCGGCGTGGCTACGGCTTGAGCTGCTTCCACCACTCTTTCTACGTCTTCTTCTTTTATTTCACCATCTGCCTTAGCTACCGCGATTACTCCATGACTATCTTGAGAATTAATATGAGAACCTGAAATACCAACAAAAGCATTTTCTGCCGGTATACCGGTCATTCTTTCTACTTTTTCTAAACACTGGGAAATTGAGCTCACTGTTTCTTCAATACTAGTAACCACTCCTTTAGAAACTCCTTCTGAGGGCTGGCTAGCTAGGCCCATTATATGTAATTTTTCATCATTGGGATTTTTCTGGCCAACAACAGCTCTTATATAGGAAGAACCAATGTCTAGTCCAGTTATTATTTCTTCTTTTGCCATATTTATCTTTTAATACTTGAATTATTTAACTTTATTATAATATATTTTTTTGTTTTTGAAAAGTGATTTTAAATTACTAACTAAAAACATAAGGCCAGAAAATTAAAACTCCAATAATTAAAGAGCCTAAGGAAGCTAAAAATACCATAGCGGCCATAAGATCCTTAATTACGGCCACATAATGGTGAATGCGCGGTTTTAAAATATCTACTACTTTTTCTAAAGTAGTATTAATCAACTCCAAAACTAAAACCAACAGAATTAACAAGAAAAGAATTATAGCTTCAGCCCGGCTTATTTCAAAAACAAACATCAATATCACAACCACTAAAGCAATAAAGCTTTGAATACGAAAATTTTGTTCATGGCGAAAAGTATAACGTATTCCTTTTAACGCGTATTTAAAGCTTTTAATTAATGTTTTTAGGTTTATAATGGGCATAACTCTAACTAGCCTACGGTTTTTATTAATTCATCTTCAATTCCCTCCATAAGCTTTCTTTCTTTTTTATTTTTGTGTTTATAGCCTAATAAATGTAATAATCCGTGAATGGTTAACTTTTTCAATCTGTCTTCCAGTTTTTCATCAATTTTATCAGCTTCTTCTTTAGCTTTCCTAGGACAGATAAATATTTCTCCTAATACATTATTTTTCAAAGGAATTTCAAAAAAAGTATTTTTATTTTTTTTCTCAGAAAAATGAAAGGTTAGAACACTGGTAGCTTTATCCTTTTTACGATAAGTTTTATTAAGTTCTTTAATTTTTTTCTTATCAACTAAAACTAGGGAGATCTGTTTTTTTATTTTTTTATCAAGTTTTTTAAGAGATTTCTCTATAACTTTTTCAAAAAAATCTT
It includes:
- the prfB gene encoding peptide chain release factor 2 (programmed frameshift) codes for the protein MEDLIKEIKNLSSKIEEQGGFFDLEKKEIEKKKLEYEMREPDFWRDRQRAENKSRRFEELKEEIETWNNIKKENKTLLELANESLKEEDFSIKNEIEDKLLKLKEKFNELEFFILLSEKYDKNNAIISIHAGAGGVDAQDWAGMLLRMYLRYCQKKGWSVKIHDKSVGSEAGIKSVTFAISGSYAFGFLKSENGVHRLVRISPFDAEKMRHTSFALVEVIPELEKDAEVEIKDKNIRIDTFMASGHGGQSVNKTDSAVRITHLPTKITVSCQNERSQRQNKENALKILKSRLHQISEKQRQQKKEELRGEYHEAAWGNQIRSYVLHPYQMVKDHRTDYEQSNIEEILDGEIDKFIEYYLRKK
- a CDS encoding trypsin-like peptidase domain-containing protein; this translates as MGLEKNNKKSIASIILISVLISFLIGGTSGAFFGYMASEGKLGSWLKKNLLGQETSQESFQNIDTSTIEVEENSATIKAVEKINSAVVSIVGTKDYSKYFQDDNLSPFDYFFYSYPFSIPEGKQQVSGGTGFIISSEGIILTNKHVVSDSETEYSVVLNNGHKYDAEVLAKDPTNDLAFLKIEANDLSVAELGDSSSLEIGQTAIAIGNALGEYRNTVTKGIISGLSREITASSYTGATETLNNTIQTDAAINPGNSGGPLINLAGQVIGVNTAISQEGQLLGFAIPINEAKKDIESIKEKGKIVRPYLGVRYVIINESLKKANNLSVDYGALLVKGSTSDELAVVPGSPADKAGLEENDIILEFAGTKVNEDNTLAELILEKNPEDQIEMKILHDGQEKNLMATLGQWSEE
- a CDS encoding MGMT family protein — encoded protein: MGTVFEENIWNLCQKIPQGKVTTYKLLAKAAGHSRASRSVDNTLNKNNFLVKIPCHRVVKSNGSVGNYVKGKEAKKRLL
- a CDS encoding polysaccharide deacetylase family protein translates to MGDLQKYQKYRMKKESSGSKVFKFVLWLIIIVVFIWILKGCFGGEKKSVNTNTANENVNAASNLNDNINSNNKTNLNLNTNTNLEPVSTNFDLENCTAVFSRGQDRQEVVLTFNSASSIDNLSEIIDILKSNSVPGSFFITGEVIEENSNDINNLVNQGFGVYNLSYDYSHLADLSSEEIAEELEKTEEALQEATGASTKPFFRPPYGETGGEVFDTALEEGYCTVTWTVDAFDWDTDQTAQEAQSRVLDSLKEGTIVVMQVGTDLVPQFLPDLINEVKNKGYQFVDLPTVLTP
- a CDS encoding DUF6580 family putative transport protein; translation: MKKKTIEILPYFLVILAVGLRILAFYKIINLPPNFAPIGAVALFSGVYLSRKYAILIPLAVLAISDYFIGFYNIGVLLTVWGSFALIGLFGLYLRKRKNIATIITGTLASSILFFLTTNFAVWAASGWYAKTWSGLGQSYFMALPFFRNTLLGDLFFVFVLFGSYELVLYLVRNKAYKRKLA
- a CDS encoding DUF4430 domain-containing protein, encoding MKERKLYLSLFILVAVLSGIIFGAQTVSTYQALDKLGLEGDIAGAESIMARRRAFLAINYEDKEKELISTFSKGETVFDVLEKADKDELLDITIEESDFGVLIKEIDGYKNGEKNKYWMYYVNGEMPMVGVDSFELSAGDEVEFKFEKSSF
- a CDS encoding cob(I)yrinic acid a,c-diamide adenosyltransferase, producing the protein MIQVYTGEGKGKTTAALGLALRALGAGFRVLIIQFMKKGDYSEIKALKKFNNLEIKQFGSHKFIDKSKIKKEDFERAEKGLAYAIKKIKNKKYNLVILDEINVALDFGLIKKDRLIKFLKNNSLSTEIVLTGRNAHDKIIKLADLVTIMNKNKHYFDQGLKARKGIEY
- a CDS encoding vitamin B12-dependent ribonucleotide reductase, whose protein sequence is MEASIFKKNKLKKIKKRDGRIVDFDRKNIAEAIFKCSKAIGKSNKSLSKRLATTVTTILQERLSESEIPTVEGVQDIVEEVLIRDRQAEIAKAYIIYRQKHKNIREAKLMLKGYKVKVKSTPNAMTVLQKRYLRKDAEGHVTETPSGMFKRVGNNIAYADKLYKTLYHQEVDVEQTAKKFYDMMSNFEFLPNSPTLMNAGKDLQQLSACFVLPVDDSISGIFETIKNTAIIHQSGGGTGFSFSRLRPDGDLVKSTGGIASGPISFMKVFNASTEAIKQGGTRRGANMAILKVDHPDILEFITAKENEGELANFNISVAVTDKFMKAVEKNKDYELINPRSKLVVSKLSARKIFDLIVTMAWKNGEPGIIFIDRINEKNPTPEQGEIESTNPCGEQPLLPYESCNLGSINLSKMVKDKKIDFDKLAKTVEKAVHFLDNVIDMSRYPLDKIEEIVEKNRKVGLGVMGFADMLIQLEIPYNSSEALKTGEKVMKFITKKAREASKELAKIRGAFPAFAKSIYNDKKGEKVRNATLTTIAPTGTISIIAGCSSGIEPLFAISYVRRNLLDEGDELVEVNPSFEKIAKEEGFYSDNLMKRIAEKGTIQDFSEIPDKVKKVFVTAHDITPEEHIKMQAAFQKYTDNAVSKTVNFPHSATTEDVEEVYLKAFKADCKGVTIYRDRSREAQVLNIEAGEKNKDKNEEEIGQETTKQEVKISKIVDKTKCPECGATMEIKEGCKTCPHCGWSACSLG
- the ftsZ gene encoding cell division protein FtsZ, with the protein product MSNKKKRKNNSMEVKPEVETFAKIKVLGVGGSGGAAIKRMIDSRIRGIEFTAINTDAQALHHSNAPHKIHIGKTTTRGLGAGMDPELGQASAEESQDEIHDSLKGSDMVFITCGLGGGTGTGAAPIIAEIARDAGALTVAVVTKPFSFEGAQRMQIAEGGLDNLTDKVDTLITIPNDRLLQIIDKKTSLLDSFKVVDNVLKQGVQGIADLITVPGLINVDFADVKSIMENTGSALMGIGEASGENRAVDAAKAAIDSPLLELSIDGARGILFTVTGGPNLSMYEVNEAARVITGSADPEAKIIFGSVLDDSLGDEIKITVIATGFGKGSSSSVKKVERNTISPFEEKPGNEPPKPQTQQIQQNQQKNFYKEEEKNKKPQEKVPKKTKEEEELEIPAFIRKKMM
- the ftsA gene encoding cell division protein FtsA, coding for MAKEEIITGLDIGSSYIRAVVGQKNPNDEKLHIMGLASQPSEGVSKGVVTSIEETVSSISQCLEKVERMTGIPAENAFVGISGSHINSQDSHGVIAVAKADGEIKEEDVERVVEAAQAVATPPNFEILHVIPRSFTVDNQKGIKDPVGMTGIRLEVEAQIIQGLSSQIKNLTKSVYRTGVDIEDLVLGVLASSESCLTKRQKNLGVALVNIGSSTTSLVVFEEGDVLHTKILPIGSSHITNDIAIGLRTSIDLAEKIKLEYGSALPDDISKREEINLGELEGGDNNKVSKKQVAEIIEARLEEIFKMIDKELQKIDRSGLLPAGVVITGGGAKLPGLIKVAKKEFRLPSSVGSPQEFVSAIDKANDPAFSTAIGLVVWGLALREKGGFNFSIPNFSSVSNVTKKMKEWFKSLRP